Proteins found in one Cardiocondyla obscurior isolate alpha-2009 linkage group LG03, Cobs3.1, whole genome shotgun sequence genomic segment:
- the Smf gene encoding small nuclear ribonucleoprotein F, with translation MAATMPINPKPFLNGLTGKPVMVKLKWGHEYKGYLVSVDGYMNLQLANTEEHIDGNCTGNLGEVLIRCNNVMYIRGVEESDEEGEMKD, from the coding sequence ATGGCTGCGACAATGCCAATAAACCCCAAGCCATTCTTAAACGGCTTAACTGGAAAACCCGTAATGGTGAAATTAAAATGGGGCCACGAGTACAAGGGTTACCTCGTTTCGGTCGATGGATATATGAATCTACAGTTAGCAAACACCGAAGAGCACATAGACGGTAACTGCACTGGAAATCTTGGCGAAGTGCTTATAAGGTGTAACAATGTCATGTATATAAGAGGAGTGGAGGAATCAGACGAGGAAGGCGAGATGAAGGACTGA
- the Sec31 gene encoding protein transport protein Sec31A isoform X1 — MKVKELLKTVNVAWSPPAQHPIMLAAGTAAQQLDASFSTSASLDLYSLNLQQPGYEMDLQASVPSDHRFHKIIWGSYGNNPAGIIVGGCEDGTIKIYSAAKLLARDSNCLISSPHRHSGPVRALDFNPVREDNQLATGATESEIYIWDINTNTPTTLSRSQQSEDVQHIAWNKQAYLKDILASTFSQCCVIWNVKEKKPIFKLTDANLKVRWKVAQWHPDIGTQLCLASEDDQTPVIELWDVRVPTSPLKTLQYHQRGILSIAWNPQDADLLLSCAKDNKILCWNPNSNAVNGEVICELAQTAQWNFDVSWCPRNPGLIVGSSFDGHAIVYSLLGGQQQETTKIGDSFPGMDPFTQSTIQTETTAVLTKAPKWLKRPLGASFGFNGKLAMFENQPADPNLTNKKTNRKVTVLQVIIQPSLIQHSNKLKATLETEQFSEFCKEKMDKASDEHTKKVWKCVGAYFDENVTKNILELLGYNTETMNNKLNQFVPQDDINSIVERVSNLNNVLNGNVMTGNTAFDGATKEQSKKISSNNSTDSTYVINTSDDEDGLITQAILLGNIEAAVSLCFASKRYADAIILSMAASPELLARTQYRYFLEHNSALNSLINSLVSENWAEVVKNSDIKCWKEVLVGIFTHSNIQERSILCDMLGDRLVQCDNSILKKQAQICYICSGNLNKLIEVSDGDLQEMVELVIIMQKALEFQGIREVQIKDKIATVLSQYAEMLAAEGDLEAALNYLGNSQEQKISMLRDRLCKVINSMQEQRHVTKPTTQNYYDQTRRVSQGLYNPLQQPLQQTAPTVQNWNTTPLKQTYGAPTNQFNTQPSQLYGMPPPPQPQVQSTIYDQYSTHSYNQIPAQPQVPPPPPPTSSSNLSGSRPSSVGPQSRTKYLIDPSVKSTPSYGQIPAPSNPLYNSQQVPPVPTYPQQNSYQPQVPMSGSVYSTQPPNFMNPKESEPLQANIMPPLQNMSQTQMYDPIRSQPAPQIPTYKSENTYQLPPQPSGWNDPPIGKSSRPQPILALYNEMSAEHSGTRKWKEKYSKGVDVKPKTDYQPQNPIMYPLQIQQSEPNLSQENFYQEHPPTVYNPQFMQGVPNTVPLNKPTEPLQPVALAKVAEPEKPKAPIPEQHIHLKTILDELKNQCYENAKNPQIKRKIEDVSKKLEVLYDCLRENKLSQNTLQGLHQISQMIQSGNYTGGLDLHTQLVSGPDFSQIASFMPGIKVLLLSALQLSVYIR, encoded by the exons ATGAAAGTCAAGGAGCTGCTGAAAACAGTGAACGTAGCATGGTCGCCGCCAGCTCAGCATCCCATTATGCTCGCCGCTGGCACAGCGGCGCAGCAGCTGGATGCCAGCTTCAGCACTTCCGCCAGCCTGGATTTATACTCACTGAACCTGCAGCAGCCTGGGTATGAAATGGACCTCCAGGCGAGTGTGCCCAGCGATCACAG atttcacaaaattatttgggGATCTTACGGAAATAATCCAGCAGGCATAATTGTGGGTGGTTGTGAGGATGgaactataaaaatttattctgctGCAAAGTTATTGGCCAGGGATAGTAATTGCCTGATAAGCAGTCCACACAGGCACAGTGGCCCTGTCAGAGCATTAGATTTTAATCCCGTTCGAGAAGACAATCAGTTGGCTACAGGTGCAACAGAAAGCGAGATTTATATTTGGGATATTAATACAAACACACCTACAACACTATCTCGAAGTCAGCAGTCAGAAGATGTTCAGCATATTGCTTGGAACAAACAAg cttATTTAAAGGACATTCTTGCTTCTACATTTTCACAATGCTGCGTTATTTGGAacgtcaaagaaaaaaagccaATATTCAAACTAACAGATGCCAATTTAAAG GTACGCTGGAAAGTTGCACAATGGCATCCAGACATTGGAACACAGTTGTGCTTAGCATCTGAAGATGATCAAACTCCTGTCATTGAATTATGGGACGTGAGAGTTCCGACGTCACCTTTAAAAACCCTGCAATATCATCAGCGTGGTATTCTTTCAATTGCTTGGAATCCACAAGATGCTGACTTACTCTTAAGCTGTGCTAAagataacaaaattttgtGCTGGAATCCTAACTCAAATGCAGtg AATGGTGAGGTGATATGCGAGTTAGCCCAGACAGCTCAGTGGAACTTCGATGTATCTTGGTGTCCAAGAAATCCAGGATTAATTGTTGGTAGTAGTTTTGATGGGCATGCTATCGTCTATTCGTTATTAGGCGGACAACAACAAGAAACAACCAAAATAGGAGATTCATTCCCAGGAATGGATCCTTTTACTCAATCTACAATACAAACGGAAACAACGGCAGTATTAACGAAAGCTCCTAAATGGTTAAAAAGACCACTTGGAGCGTCATTTGga tttaACGGAAAATTAGCGATGTTTGAAAATCAACCCGCTGATCCAAATTTAACTAACAAAAAAACGAATAGAAAAGTTACTGTATTACAAGTAATTATACAACCCAGTCTTATTCAACATtccaataaattaaaagcaacATTAGAAACAGAACAATTCAGCGAGTTTTGTAAAGAAAAGATGGATAAAGCTTCAGATGAACACACCAAAAAAGTCTGGAAATGTGTGGGCGCTTACTTCGATGAAAACGTGACAAAGAATATATTGGAGTTATTGGGTTATAATACCGAGACAATGAATAATAAGTTGAATCAATTTGTGCCTCAGGATGATATAAATAGTATTGTGGAAAGAGTTTCTAATCTTAATAAT GTATTAAATGGCAATGTAATGACTGGTAATACTGCATTTGATGGTGCAACAAAAGAGCAAAGTAAAAAGATATCGTCAAATAACTCTACAGATAGTACTTACGTTATAAATACTTCTGACG ACGAGGACGGTCTTATTACTCAAGCTATTCTCTTGGGAAATATTGAGGCTGCTGTATCGTTGTGTTTCGCTAGCAAAAGATACGCTGACGCTATAATTCTTTCGATGGCCGCTAGTCCCGAATTATTAGCACGTACGCAATACAGATACTTTTTAGAGCACAATAGTGCATTAAATTCTCTCATAAATTCATTAGTTAGTGAAAATTGGGCGGAAGTTGTTAAGAACAGCGATATAAAATGTTGGAAGGAAGTACTCGTTGGTATATTTACACATTCCAATATACAAGAACGATCTATTTTATGCG ATATGCTTGGTGATCGCTTAGTACAGTGTGACAATTCCATTCTCAAAAAGCAAGCGCAAATTTGTTACATTTGCTCCGGCAATTTGAATAAACTGATTGAAGTATCTGACGGCGATCTTCAAGAGATGGTAGAGCTAGTCATTATAATGCAGAAAGCCTTGGAATTTCAAGGTATTAGAGAAGTTCAGATAAAGGATAAAATTGCCACTGTACTATCTCAATATGCCGAGATGCTAGCAGCAGAAGGCGATCTTGAAGCTGCGTTGAATTATCTTGGCAATAGTCAAGAACAAAAAATATCGATGCTAAGAGATCGTTTGTGCAAAGTTATAAATTCCATGCAAGAACAAAGGCACGTCACGAAACCAACAActcaaaattattacgatcAAACACGAAGAGTATCGCAAGGTCTATACAATCCGCTGCAACAGCCATTGCAACAAACTGCGCCTACAGTTCAAAATTGGAATACAACTCCACTAAAACAAACTTACGGAGCTCCTACAAATCAATTTAACACTCAGCCGTCTCAGCTTTACGGAATGCCCCCTCCTCCCCAACCTCAAGTGCAATCTACAATTTACGATCAATATTCTACACACTCGTACAATCAGATCCCAGCTCAGCCTCAAGTTCCTCCTCCGCCTCCACCGACGTCCAGTTCTAACTTGAGCGGTTCAAGACCATCCAGTGTTGGACCGCAATCGAGAACGAAATATTTGATAGATCCGTCTGTAAAATCTACCCCGTCGTATGGTCAAATCCCTGCGCCGTCAAATCCATTGTACAATTCTCAACAAGTCCCGCCTGTCCCTACCTATCCTCAGCAAAATTCATATCAGCCTCAAGTACCTATGTCGGGTAGCGTTTATTCGACTCAGCCGCCAAACTTTATGAATCCGAAGGAATCGGAACCTCTTCAAGCAAACATAATGCCGCCGTTACAAAATATGTCACAAACTCAAATGTACGATCCTATCAGATCGCAACCTGCTCCACAAATACCGACGTACAAGAGTGAAAATACGTATCAATTACCGCCGCAACCGTCTGGATGGAACGATCCACCTATTGGAAAAAGTTCTAGACCACag CCAATACTAGCACTATACAACGAAATGTCTGCAGAACATTCTGGTACTAGGAAGTGGaaggaaaaatattcgaaagGTGTAGACGTTAAG ccGAAGACAGATTATCAGCCACAAAATCCAATAATGTATCCATTGCAAATTCAACAATCGGAACCGAAT ctatcTCAAGAAAATTTCTATCAAGAACACCCTCCAACAGTTTATAATCCACAATTTATGCAAGGTGTACCAAATACGGTGCCCTTAAACAAACCAACTGAACCGTTACAACCTGTAGCGCTTGCGAAAGTTGCGGAACCTGAAAAGCCTAAAGCACCTATACCTGAACAACATATCCATTTAAAAACTATATTggatgaattaaaaaatcagtgttatgaaaatgcaaaaaatcca caaatcaaaagaaaaatagaagacGTGTCAAAAAAATTAGAAGTGTTATATGATTGCCTCAGAGAGAATAAG ttatcTCAAAATACTTTGCAAGGCTTACATCAAATATCACAGATGATTCAAAGCGGTAATTATACAGGCGGATTAGATTTACATACGCAATTAGTATCAGGACCAGATTTTAGTCAAATAGCTTCCTTTATGCCTGGGATTAAAGTATTACTACTAAGTGCTCTTCAATTAAGCGTTTATATTAGATAG
- the Ints10 gene encoding integrator complex subunit 10 produces MLEKPTGADNQLSKEDYLIMRAKQALSIDIYAAKSWLITAKSLFPHSAKVQFEAYRIEKLSRNVKEAAKCFSEIFQNFPDDRDIWKEIETVTTCLRLEQCDSEAEFLCQMFQHIPQDLQHRLLVMTADHCEDTMEHCTLLLLLLRKFPQTIATHGPRLVETLLTAEKHSHPGRAVNGFRRLLACDALPLLGSAVVELNPRLSLRLLCKAVEFYLAYIQLPQDMQIQNPWDRLFQIVELIGKKLGWELSSLFATPWNREAYSDRLQQYAIAHSTGMCDEPVVRQLLMCTIVVLLRILNEHSALISNEEAMYCLVEAFGEGIYSSAESKLKKRKRDDNAGIIMTSDNDYNGNGLAMAVKLWDLLHNSDYLQRELTKLNQQLRLDNWLNLFLTDLAMYKGLYHEVLARLTEGNNLSSNLRLASTCFFLKDYKGMLEYIILVVNSLPTTLGKISHNLTVPSSRHLHYLTLARFPILQYCCRLLLLAIKENFSLSGNIGDLAIGHALVLMQIDWPQEASILTTITERILNRGSFTYPLFQGYVICVDILEELTYLWTEHGGGVSLDITAGAGIIQNRRITTRGADKGVREELKQAMRRQAARDGVEPLDELLQKFIINEQGAILHSLIIQ; encoded by the exons ATGTTGGAAAAACCGACCGGAGCGGATAATCAATTATCCAAAGAAGATTATTTGATAATGAGAGCTAAGCAGGCACTTTCCATCGACATTTATGCCGCAAAATCTTGGCTAATTACTGCAAAATCTTTATTTCCACACAGTGCGAAAGTTCAG TTTGAAGCATATCGTATTGAGAAATTGTCAAGAAATGTGAAAGAAGCAGCGAAGTGCTTCAGCGAAAT ATTCCAAAATTTTCCTGACGACCGCGATATATGGAAAGAGATAGAAACAGTAACGACGTGTCTTCGCCTTGAACAATGTGACAGTGAGGCTGAATTTTTGTGCCAAATGTTTCAACATATCCCTCAAGACTTACAACATCGATTGCTTGTAATGACAGCTGATCACTGTGAAGACACAATGGAGCATTgcacattattattattattactgcgCAAGTTTCCTCAAACAATAGCAACTCATGGA CCGCGCTTAGTAGAAACTCTGTTGACTGCAGAAAAACACAGTCATCCGGGCCGAGCTGTAAATGGTTTCAGAAGATTATTAGCATGTGATGCATTACCACTACTTGGCAGTGCTGTAGTAGAATTGAATCCTCGCCTGAGCTTGCGATTATTGTGCAAGGctgtagaattttatttagcgTACATACAATTGCCACAAGATATGCAAATCCAAAATCCATGGGACAGGTTGTTCCAAATTGTGGAATTAATAGGCAAGAAACTAGGATGGGAGCTGAGTAGTTTATTTGCCACGCCTTGGAATCGCGAAGCGTATAGCGATAGACTACAACAGTACGCGATTGCACATAGCACTGGCATGTGTGACGAGCCCGTCGTCAGACAATTATTGATGTGTACAATTGTAGTATTACTAAGAATATTAAACGAACACAGCGCTCTTATAAGCAACGAAGAGGCAATGTATTGCCTTGTAGAAGCTTTTGGAGAAGGAATATATTCATCTGCAG AGtccaaattaaaaaagcgaAAGCGGGACGATAATGCTGGCATAATAATGACGAGTGATAATGATTATAATGGAAATGGTCTAGCAATGGCAGTAAAATTATGGGATTTATTACACAATAGTGATTATCTCCAAAGAGAGTTAACTAAACTGAATCAACAGCTGCGGTTAGATAATTGGCTAAATCTCTTTTTAACAGATTTAGCGATGTATAAAGGCTTATATCATGAAGTATTGGCCAGATTAAcagaaggaaataatttatcttctaATCTTCGTTTGGCCAGtacatgtttctttttaaaagattacaaG gGGATGCTAGAATATATTATTCTGGTAGTAAATTCGTTACCCACTACATTAGGCAAAATATCTCATAATTTGACGGTTCCAAGCTCGAGacatttacattatttaactCTCGCTCGGTTTcctattttacaatattgcTGCAGATTGCTTCTTTTAGCAATAAAg GAAAATTTTTCATTGTCCGGAAATATTGGCGATTTGGCTATCGGACATGCATTAGTTCTTATGCAGATTGATTGGCCACAAGAAGCTAGTATTTTAACTACAATAACAGAACGAATTCTCAATCGCGGGAGTTTTACTTATCCATTATTTCAAGGATATGTAATATGTGTAGACATTTTAGAAGAATTAACGTATTTATGGACTGAACATGGTGGAGGAGTATCGTTGGACATAACAGCTGGAGCGGGAATTatacaaa atCGACGCATTACAACTCGAGGTGCTGATAAAGGAGTACGCGAGGAATTGAAGCAAGCCATGCGTCGACAGGCCGCACGGGATGGCGTGGAGCCTTTAGATGAACTAttacagaaatttattatcaacgAACAAGGTGCAATTCTGCATAGCTTAATTATTCAGTAa
- the LOC139101329 gene encoding chromosome transmission fidelity protein 8 homolog yields MIIPIKRDGEIETWAIVDLQGDLRFEKIDNKNDQLIGDLHFTKNGVPILIIGIHVLHGKEIDLDKPLVVLERRRDTTDEMIEEEAAAKVEYFVKAIVRKKLLFKSRPKPIVTNVPKSC; encoded by the exons ATGATCATTCCGATTAAAAG aGACGGAGAGATCGAGACTTGGGCGATCGTGGATCTTCAGGGTGATCTAAGATTCGAGAAGATCGATAACAAGAATGATCAGTTAATCGGCGATCTTCATTTCACGAAGAACGGCGTACCTATTTTGATTATTGGAATTCACGTGTTACATGGGAAAGAAATAGATCTCGACAAGCCGCTGGTAGTGTTGGAGAGGCGTCGTGATACTACAGATGAAATGATCGAGGAGGAAGCTGCGGCAAAGGTCGAGTACTTTGTGAAAGCCATTGTGAGAAAGAAACTCCTATTTAAATCACGGCCGAAACCTATAGTCACCAATGTACCAAAATCATGTTAA
- the Sec31 gene encoding protein transport protein Sec31A isoform X2, with product MKVKELLKTVNVAWSPPAQHPIMLAAGTAAQQLDASFSTSASLDLYSLNLQQPGYEMDLQASVPSDHRFHKIIWGSYGNNPAGIIVGGCEDGTIKIYSAAKLLARDSNCLISSPHRHSGPVRALDFNPVREDNQLATGATESEIYIWDINTNTPTTLSRSQQSEDVQHIAWNKQAYLKDILASTFSQCCVIWNVKEKKPIFKLTDANLKVRWKVAQWHPDIGTQLCLASEDDQTPVIELWDVRVPTSPLKTLQYHQRGILSIAWNPQDADLLLSCAKDNKILCWNPNSNAVNGEVICELAQTAQWNFDVSWCPRNPGLIVGSSFDGHAIVYSLLGGQQQETTKIGDSFPGMDPFTQSTIQTETTAVLTKAPKWLKRPLGASFGFNGKLAMFENQPADPNLTNKKTNRKVTVLQVIIQPSLIQHSNKLKATLETEQFSEFCKEKMDKASDEHTKKVWKCVGAYFDENVTKNILELLGYNTETMNNKLNQFVPQDDINSIVERVSNLNNVLNGNVMTGNTAFDGATKEQSKKISSNNSTDSTYVINTSDDEDGLITQAILLGNIEAAVSLCFASKRYADAIILSMAASPELLARTQYRYFLEHNSALNSLINSLVSENWAEVVKNSDIKCWKEVLVGIFTHSNIQERSILCDMLGDRLVQCDNSILKKQAQICYICSGNLNKLIEVSDGDLQEMVELVIIMQKALEFQGIREVQIKDKIATVLSQYAEMLAAEGDLEAALNYLGNSQEQKISMLRDRLCKVINSMQEQRHVTKPTTQNYYDQTRRVSQGLYNPLQQPLQQTAPTVQNWNTTPLKQTYGAPTNQFNTQPSQLYGMPPPPQPQVQSTIYDQYSTHSYNQIPAQPQVPPPPPPTSSSNLSGSRPSSVGPQSRTKYLIDPSVKSTPSYGQIPAPSNPLYNSQQVPPVPTYPQQNSYQPQVPMSGSVYSTQPPNFMNPKESEPLQANIMPPLQNMSQTQMYDPIRSQPAPQIPTYKSENTYQLPPQPSGWNDPPIGKSSRPQPKTDYQPQNPIMYPLQIQQSEPNLSQENFYQEHPPTVYNPQFMQGVPNTVPLNKPTEPLQPVALAKVAEPEKPKAPIPEQHIHLKTILDELKNQCYENAKNPQIKRKIEDVSKKLEVLYDCLRENKLSQNTLQGLHQISQMIQSGNYTGGLDLHTQLVSGPDFSQIASFMPGIKVLLLSALQLSVYIR from the exons ATGAAAGTCAAGGAGCTGCTGAAAACAGTGAACGTAGCATGGTCGCCGCCAGCTCAGCATCCCATTATGCTCGCCGCTGGCACAGCGGCGCAGCAGCTGGATGCCAGCTTCAGCACTTCCGCCAGCCTGGATTTATACTCACTGAACCTGCAGCAGCCTGGGTATGAAATGGACCTCCAGGCGAGTGTGCCCAGCGATCACAG atttcacaaaattatttgggGATCTTACGGAAATAATCCAGCAGGCATAATTGTGGGTGGTTGTGAGGATGgaactataaaaatttattctgctGCAAAGTTATTGGCCAGGGATAGTAATTGCCTGATAAGCAGTCCACACAGGCACAGTGGCCCTGTCAGAGCATTAGATTTTAATCCCGTTCGAGAAGACAATCAGTTGGCTACAGGTGCAACAGAAAGCGAGATTTATATTTGGGATATTAATACAAACACACCTACAACACTATCTCGAAGTCAGCAGTCAGAAGATGTTCAGCATATTGCTTGGAACAAACAAg cttATTTAAAGGACATTCTTGCTTCTACATTTTCACAATGCTGCGTTATTTGGAacgtcaaagaaaaaaagccaATATTCAAACTAACAGATGCCAATTTAAAG GTACGCTGGAAAGTTGCACAATGGCATCCAGACATTGGAACACAGTTGTGCTTAGCATCTGAAGATGATCAAACTCCTGTCATTGAATTATGGGACGTGAGAGTTCCGACGTCACCTTTAAAAACCCTGCAATATCATCAGCGTGGTATTCTTTCAATTGCTTGGAATCCACAAGATGCTGACTTACTCTTAAGCTGTGCTAAagataacaaaattttgtGCTGGAATCCTAACTCAAATGCAGtg AATGGTGAGGTGATATGCGAGTTAGCCCAGACAGCTCAGTGGAACTTCGATGTATCTTGGTGTCCAAGAAATCCAGGATTAATTGTTGGTAGTAGTTTTGATGGGCATGCTATCGTCTATTCGTTATTAGGCGGACAACAACAAGAAACAACCAAAATAGGAGATTCATTCCCAGGAATGGATCCTTTTACTCAATCTACAATACAAACGGAAACAACGGCAGTATTAACGAAAGCTCCTAAATGGTTAAAAAGACCACTTGGAGCGTCATTTGga tttaACGGAAAATTAGCGATGTTTGAAAATCAACCCGCTGATCCAAATTTAACTAACAAAAAAACGAATAGAAAAGTTACTGTATTACAAGTAATTATACAACCCAGTCTTATTCAACATtccaataaattaaaagcaacATTAGAAACAGAACAATTCAGCGAGTTTTGTAAAGAAAAGATGGATAAAGCTTCAGATGAACACACCAAAAAAGTCTGGAAATGTGTGGGCGCTTACTTCGATGAAAACGTGACAAAGAATATATTGGAGTTATTGGGTTATAATACCGAGACAATGAATAATAAGTTGAATCAATTTGTGCCTCAGGATGATATAAATAGTATTGTGGAAAGAGTTTCTAATCTTAATAAT GTATTAAATGGCAATGTAATGACTGGTAATACTGCATTTGATGGTGCAACAAAAGAGCAAAGTAAAAAGATATCGTCAAATAACTCTACAGATAGTACTTACGTTATAAATACTTCTGACG ACGAGGACGGTCTTATTACTCAAGCTATTCTCTTGGGAAATATTGAGGCTGCTGTATCGTTGTGTTTCGCTAGCAAAAGATACGCTGACGCTATAATTCTTTCGATGGCCGCTAGTCCCGAATTATTAGCACGTACGCAATACAGATACTTTTTAGAGCACAATAGTGCATTAAATTCTCTCATAAATTCATTAGTTAGTGAAAATTGGGCGGAAGTTGTTAAGAACAGCGATATAAAATGTTGGAAGGAAGTACTCGTTGGTATATTTACACATTCCAATATACAAGAACGATCTATTTTATGCG ATATGCTTGGTGATCGCTTAGTACAGTGTGACAATTCCATTCTCAAAAAGCAAGCGCAAATTTGTTACATTTGCTCCGGCAATTTGAATAAACTGATTGAAGTATCTGACGGCGATCTTCAAGAGATGGTAGAGCTAGTCATTATAATGCAGAAAGCCTTGGAATTTCAAGGTATTAGAGAAGTTCAGATAAAGGATAAAATTGCCACTGTACTATCTCAATATGCCGAGATGCTAGCAGCAGAAGGCGATCTTGAAGCTGCGTTGAATTATCTTGGCAATAGTCAAGAACAAAAAATATCGATGCTAAGAGATCGTTTGTGCAAAGTTATAAATTCCATGCAAGAACAAAGGCACGTCACGAAACCAACAActcaaaattattacgatcAAACACGAAGAGTATCGCAAGGTCTATACAATCCGCTGCAACAGCCATTGCAACAAACTGCGCCTACAGTTCAAAATTGGAATACAACTCCACTAAAACAAACTTACGGAGCTCCTACAAATCAATTTAACACTCAGCCGTCTCAGCTTTACGGAATGCCCCCTCCTCCCCAACCTCAAGTGCAATCTACAATTTACGATCAATATTCTACACACTCGTACAATCAGATCCCAGCTCAGCCTCAAGTTCCTCCTCCGCCTCCACCGACGTCCAGTTCTAACTTGAGCGGTTCAAGACCATCCAGTGTTGGACCGCAATCGAGAACGAAATATTTGATAGATCCGTCTGTAAAATCTACCCCGTCGTATGGTCAAATCCCTGCGCCGTCAAATCCATTGTACAATTCTCAACAAGTCCCGCCTGTCCCTACCTATCCTCAGCAAAATTCATATCAGCCTCAAGTACCTATGTCGGGTAGCGTTTATTCGACTCAGCCGCCAAACTTTATGAATCCGAAGGAATCGGAACCTCTTCAAGCAAACATAATGCCGCCGTTACAAAATATGTCACAAACTCAAATGTACGATCCTATCAGATCGCAACCTGCTCCACAAATACCGACGTACAAGAGTGAAAATACGTATCAATTACCGCCGCAACCGTCTGGATGGAACGATCCACCTATTGGAAAAAGTTCTAGACCACag ccGAAGACAGATTATCAGCCACAAAATCCAATAATGTATCCATTGCAAATTCAACAATCGGAACCGAAT ctatcTCAAGAAAATTTCTATCAAGAACACCCTCCAACAGTTTATAATCCACAATTTATGCAAGGTGTACCAAATACGGTGCCCTTAAACAAACCAACTGAACCGTTACAACCTGTAGCGCTTGCGAAAGTTGCGGAACCTGAAAAGCCTAAAGCACCTATACCTGAACAACATATCCATTTAAAAACTATATTggatgaattaaaaaatcagtgttatgaaaatgcaaaaaatcca caaatcaaaagaaaaatagaagacGTGTCAAAAAAATTAGAAGTGTTATATGATTGCCTCAGAGAGAATAAG ttatcTCAAAATACTTTGCAAGGCTTACATCAAATATCACAGATGATTCAAAGCGGTAATTATACAGGCGGATTAGATTTACATACGCAATTAGTATCAGGACCAGATTTTAGTCAAATAGCTTCCTTTATGCCTGGGATTAAAGTATTACTACTAAGTGCTCTTCAATTAAGCGTTTATATTAGATAG